One window from the genome of Kaistella carnis encodes:
- a CDS encoding SOS response-associated peptidase → MCYYISNNLTKKEIKDSFGVEYNAPDFKGSGFLNGFSFPKTPIIMDENPDEAILGDWGLIPFWAKNRDIQKMTLNARIDTLTEKPSFKNSVSNRCLVLVNGFYEWKWLDSKGKNKEKYFIQLDNGNEPFALGGIYNIWTDKDTNETLTSFSIVTSNANELMSEIHNTKDRMPLILSKEAEEAWLSDRPVDDFAFPHYNPQLVALNLDAGNPTTLF, encoded by the coding sequence ATGTGTTACTATATTTCAAACAATCTAACCAAAAAAGAAATAAAGGATTCCTTTGGAGTTGAGTATAATGCTCCGGACTTTAAAGGATCTGGTTTTCTCAATGGCTTTTCTTTTCCAAAAACACCAATCATTATGGATGAAAACCCTGATGAAGCAATATTGGGAGATTGGGGTTTGATACCTTTTTGGGCAAAGAATAGAGATATTCAAAAGATGACTTTGAATGCGAGGATTGATACTCTCACAGAAAAACCAAGTTTTAAAAATTCAGTTTCTAATAGATGCTTAGTTTTAGTCAATGGTTTCTATGAGTGGAAATGGTTGGATTCTAAAGGCAAGAATAAGGAGAAATATTTCATTCAATTAGATAATGGTAATGAACCTTTTGCACTAGGAGGAATCTACAATATATGGACTGATAAGGACACTAATGAAACTCTTACCAGCTTTTCTATTGTGACTTCAAATGCCAACGAACTAATGTCTGAAATCCACAATACAAAGGACAGAATGCCCTTAATCCTATCAAAGGAAGCAGAAGAAGCCTGGCTATCTGATAGACCAGTAGATGACTTTGCTTTTCCTCATTACAACCCCCAATTAGTTGCTTTAAATTTAGATGCGGGAAATCCAACAACACTTTTTTAG
- a CDS encoding JAB domain-containing protein, protein MNTINNVAEIQVSYYPSILNNFQINDSKSSFELLLEGWCKKTLEMQEEVKILLLNRSNKVLGVYPLAKGGLNSCEVDIRIILSVALKTLSTGIILIHNHPSGNTKPSKADLAITERLKSACDIMNIVLLDHLIITKSDYYSFADEGLL, encoded by the coding sequence ATGAATACAATAAACAACGTAGCAGAGATTCAGGTTTCATATTATCCAAGTATCCTTAATAATTTTCAGATTAATGATAGCAAATCATCTTTTGAATTATTGTTAGAAGGGTGGTGTAAAAAAACCTTAGAGATGCAAGAGGAAGTCAAAATATTACTACTCAATAGAAGTAACAAAGTATTAGGAGTTTATCCTCTAGCAAAGGGAGGACTAAATAGCTGTGAGGTTGATATCAGGATTATTCTATCTGTAGCATTGAAAACTCTTTCTACAGGTATTATTCTAATACATAACCATCCTTCCGGTAATACTAAACCTAGTAAAGCAGATCTAGCAATAACAGAAAGATTAAAATCTGCATGTGACATAATGAACATAGTTTTACTAGATCATTTGATCATTACGAAGTCTGATTATTACAGTTTTGCAGATGAAGGACTTCTATAA
- a CDS encoding site-specific DNA-methyltransferase — MPTLHWIGKDKVINHHQDVPYRILEKQYTYKDGQESDAPSENKIIHGDNLEALKSLLPEYEGKVKCIYIDPPYNTGNEGWVYNDNVNDPKLKKWLGQVVGKESEDLSRHDKWLCMMYPRLKLLHKLLAEDGAIFISIDDNEQANLKLICDEIFGGRNFVTDLVWRHSDNSNNNTLKFSEDYNHTLIYSKKDDWKPNFLNDVDKRKHFKNPDNDPKGPWFDGNPVNNPGLRVNLQYNIETPSGKIIKHPPNGWRWSKETIAEKLSTGELRFSPDEKRLIRRTYLNESEGLPPSNLWIDLEKTSHTRRAKYDLKSIFPEVATTSLFPTPKATKFIENILKIATLQDSIILDSFAGSGTTAHAVLNLNKEDGGNRKFILIEMEDYADTITAERVKRVITGYGEEKKAVEGTGGDFSYYVLGKPVFLDNEMLNEEIGKEKIEEYVWFSETKLPYQAQQENYLLGTKDQTAYYFYYDPNSITTLDESFLRTLKTKASQYIIYADNCLLTKELMQKYNIIFKKIPRDITRF, encoded by the coding sequence ATGCCCACATTACATTGGATTGGAAAAGACAAAGTCATTAATCATCACCAAGATGTTCCTTACAGAATTTTAGAGAAGCAATACACCTACAAAGATGGGCAAGAAAGTGATGCTCCTTCTGAGAACAAAATCATTCATGGAGATAACCTTGAAGCCTTAAAATCTTTGCTGCCTGAGTACGAAGGGAAAGTAAAGTGCATCTACATAGATCCACCTTATAACACAGGAAATGAGGGCTGGGTTTACAATGACAATGTGAATGATCCTAAACTTAAAAAATGGTTAGGACAAGTTGTAGGCAAAGAAAGTGAAGATTTATCTAGGCATGATAAGTGGCTCTGCATGATGTATCCTAGATTAAAACTTTTGCATAAGCTTTTAGCAGAAGATGGTGCTATTTTTATTTCTATTGATGACAATGAACAAGCCAATTTAAAGTTGATTTGCGATGAAATCTTTGGAGGTAGAAATTTTGTAACTGACTTAGTTTGGAGACACAGTGATAATAGTAATAATAATACTTTAAAGTTTTCAGAGGATTACAACCACACTTTGATTTACTCAAAAAAAGATGACTGGAAACCAAATTTTTTAAATGATGTTGACAAGAGAAAACATTTTAAAAACCCTGATAATGATCCCAAAGGTCCATGGTTTGATGGAAATCCAGTTAATAATCCAGGACTTAGGGTTAATCTTCAATACAACATTGAGACACCATCAGGTAAAATCATTAAACATCCTCCAAATGGTTGGAGGTGGTCAAAGGAAACCATTGCTGAAAAATTAAGCACTGGAGAATTAAGATTTTCTCCAGATGAAAAAAGATTAATTAGAAGAACTTATTTGAATGAATCAGAGGGCTTGCCTCCATCAAATCTATGGATAGATTTAGAAAAAACCAGTCATACTAGAAGAGCAAAATATGACTTGAAAAGTATATTTCCTGAAGTTGCTACTACGAGTTTGTTCCCAACTCCAAAAGCAACCAAATTCATTGAAAATATACTCAAAATAGCAACACTCCAGGATTCCATTATTTTAGACTCATTTGCAGGTTCAGGTACCACAGCACATGCAGTTTTAAACCTCAACAAAGAAGATGGTGGCAATAGAAAGTTTATCCTCATAGAAATGGAAGACTATGCAGACACCATTACTGCTGAAAGAGTCAAGAGAGTCATCACTGGTTATGGTGAAGAGAAAAAAGCAGTTGAAGGTACTGGTGGAGATTTTAGTTATTATGTGTTAGGGAAACCTGTGTTTCTAGACAATGAAATGCTCAATGAGGAAATAGGCAAAGAAAAGATTGAAGAGTATGTGTGGTTCAGTGAGACCAAACTACCCTACCAAGCACAGCAAGAAAATTATTTATTGGGTACTAAAGACCAAACTGCTTATTATTTCTACTATGATCCAAACAGTATTACCACACTTGATGAAAGCTTTTTAAGAACCTTGAAGACCAAAGCTAGTCAGTACATCATCTATGCAGATAATTGCCTTTTGACAAAGGAACTGATGCAGAAGTACAATATAATCTTCAAAAAGATTCCAAGAGACATAACAAGATTTTAA
- a CDS encoding Fic family protein, protein MENEFDIPQLPPRVDVETVNILKALNSASRALGELKGEIKKIPNSQILIDTISLQEAKDSNEVENIVTTDDELYQASIEPDNISNEAKEAVNYAKALKLGFEIIKSKGILSINDIKKIQEIVSPNHPVRKLPGTVLKNPKTQEVVFTPPQNHTQIVSLLSNLEKYINDKEFHDVDSIIKMAIIHHQFESIHPFYDGNGRTGRILNVLYLVQQGLLDIPVLYLSSYVIKNKSDYYRLLQEVRTKRSWEEWIIWMLKGVEATAKETIIVVNKIKNLMDEYKIKIRANHKFYSHDLINTLFKHPYTKIEFMERELNIHRNTASSYLNSLVNDENQFLIKIKIGKSYYFVNHRLLNILKSR, encoded by the coding sequence ATGGAAAATGAATTTGATATTCCTCAGTTACCACCAAGAGTTGATGTTGAAACTGTTAATATATTAAAAGCTCTAAATAGTGCTAGTAGAGCATTAGGAGAATTAAAAGGTGAGATTAAAAAGATCCCCAACTCTCAAATACTTATTGATACCATATCATTACAAGAAGCAAAAGACAGTAATGAAGTAGAAAATATAGTAACAACTGATGACGAGCTTTATCAAGCATCTATAGAGCCAGATAATATTTCTAATGAAGCAAAGGAAGCAGTGAATTATGCTAAAGCTCTAAAACTTGGGTTTGAAATAATAAAATCCAAAGGAATTTTAAGCATCAATGACATCAAGAAGATTCAAGAAATTGTATCTCCTAATCACCCTGTTAGGAAGCTTCCAGGAACAGTTTTAAAAAACCCCAAAACCCAAGAAGTTGTTTTTACACCACCACAAAATCACACCCAAATTGTTTCCTTATTAAGCAATCTTGAAAAATATATCAATGACAAAGAATTTCATGATGTAGACAGTATCATAAAAATGGCAATTATCCATCATCAATTTGAGAGCATTCACCCTTTTTATGATGGAAATGGTAGAACTGGCAGAATACTGAATGTTCTGTATTTAGTGCAACAAGGTCTTTTAGATATTCCTGTTCTGTACCTAAGTAGTTATGTAATAAAAAACAAATCAGATTATTACAGATTATTACAAGAAGTTAGAACCAAGCGCAGTTGGGAAGAGTGGATTATATGGATGTTAAAAGGAGTTGAAGCAACTGCAAAAGAGACCATCATTGTTGTTAATAAAATAAAAAACTTGATGGATGAGTATAAAATTAAAATAAGAGCCAATCACAAATTCTACAGTCATGATCTAATCAATACATTGTTTAAGCATCCTTACACTAAAATAGAATTTATGGAAAGAGAACTCAACATCCATAGAAATACAGCAAGTAGTTATCTAAATTCTTTAGTAAATGATGAAAATCAATTTTTAATTAAAATTAAGATCGGGAAAAGTTATTATTTTGTGAACCATAGACTATTAAATATTTTGAAAAGCAGATAA
- a CDS encoding tetratricopeptide repeat protein: MIWIVIIVVGLIIYFMINKEKENTQNTNTNIPKKSIKSENSNNEKDAILQKVAKYSDDEMTPEEFENSVELYRILQPIDVEHSNQEVIVQNFDNKVLNIVHNTFKHGVWRANDKMIAEKCFEDKEYIQKQQSLMIKDFELNFEDSYSSGVDQKQAQNFIKKWGLIFKNNALDNFQTKKLDSRMIFTFEQQMFVNGFVAGLEGLSNKRTQVLNYKNDQDSQLLAQSYFHGIFAIALDKIEDLTIKNSFTSDRDYLGQKIDSFTQLISSILNSKNTFVEISKIVEQWLSNTLSEINHKAESLSKNNDEKMDFLVNDFSDVVTVAKAEKLYNDGTLLFSQGKFEEANKYFEQAAELNDKDALYQLGNSFLEGKGVKQNDVRAYECYFKAANLNHMKAQYNLGLFLLQGTLGEADLTEGRKWITKSALNGYSEAQDVLDYLNKMK; encoded by the coding sequence ATGATTTGGATTGTTATTATCGTAGTAGGACTTATAATTTATTTCATGATAAATAAAGAAAAAGAGAATACACAAAACACTAATACAAATATTCCTAAAAAGAGTATTAAAAGTGAAAACTCAAATAATGAAAAGGATGCTATTCTACAAAAGGTAGCTAAATACTCAGATGATGAAATGACACCTGAAGAATTTGAAAACTCTGTAGAACTTTATAGAATACTACAACCAATAGATGTTGAGCATTCAAATCAGGAAGTAATAGTACAAAATTTTGATAACAAGGTTTTGAATATTGTTCATAATACATTTAAGCACGGTGTCTGGAGAGCCAATGACAAAATGATTGCAGAGAAATGTTTTGAAGATAAAGAATATATACAAAAACAGCAAAGTCTGATGATAAAGGATTTTGAGCTTAATTTTGAAGATTCATATTCAAGTGGAGTTGATCAAAAACAAGCGCAGAACTTTATTAAAAAATGGGGATTAATATTTAAAAATAATGCTCTAGATAACTTCCAAACGAAAAAACTGGATTCTAGGATGATATTTACCTTTGAACAGCAAATGTTTGTAAATGGTTTTGTAGCAGGTCTAGAAGGTCTTTCAAATAAAAGAACTCAAGTACTAAATTATAAAAATGATCAAGATTCACAACTGCTAGCACAAAGTTATTTCCATGGAATTTTTGCAATTGCGTTAGATAAAATTGAAGATTTAACTATTAAAAACAGCTTCACGTCTGATAGAGATTATTTGGGACAGAAAATAGACAGCTTTACTCAACTTATTTCTTCTATACTGAACAGTAAAAATACCTTTGTTGAGATATCTAAAATTGTAGAACAATGGCTCAGCAATACCCTTTCCGAAATAAATCATAAAGCTGAGTCTCTTTCAAAAAATAATGATGAAAAAATGGACTTTTTAGTTAACGATTTTAGTGATGTAGTGACTGTAGCTAAGGCTGAAAAGCTTTATAACGATGGTACCTTATTATTTTCACAAGGTAAATTTGAAGAGGCAAATAAATACTTTGAACAAGCTGCTGAGCTGAATGATAAAGATGCATTATATCAATTAGGGAATTCATTTTTAGAAGGCAAAGGGGTTAAACAAAATGATGTGAGGGCATATGAGTGCTATTTTAAGGCAGCAAACTTAAATCATATGAAAGCGCAGTATAATCTGGGACTTTTCTTACTACAAGGAACTTTAGGTGAGGCTGATCTAACTGAAGGAAGAAAATGGATTACCAAATCAGCTTTAAATGGTTACTCCGAAGCTCAAGATGTACTAGATTATTTAAACAAAATGAAATAA
- a CDS encoding helix-turn-helix domain-containing protein, translated as MDKSKILIQVGKRIKEVRESKGISQIELVGRMEGNIDATNISRIESGRTNPTIITLYRISIALEISLSELFLMKFSN; from the coding sequence TTGGATAAATCTAAAATTCTCATACAAGTTGGTAAAAGAATTAAAGAAGTGAGAGAATCAAAAGGTATCTCTCAAATTGAACTTGTGGGTAGAATGGAAGGGAATATTGATGCTACTAATATTTCTCGCATAGAATCTGGTAGAACTAACCCAACTATAATAACACTCTATAGAATTTCAATTGCATTAGAAATCTCTCTTTCTGAACTCTTTCTGATGAAATTTTCAAATTAA
- a CDS encoding YifB family Mg chelatase-like AAA ATPase, translated as MLVKVYGSAIHGVSAQTITIEVNVDTGGVGYHLVGLPDNAIKESSYRISAALKNIGFKIPGKKITINMAPADLRKEGSSYDLSIALGILAASEQINAENIGDYIIMGELSLDGGLLPIKGVLPIAIKAKEEGFKGIILPKLNIREAAIVSDLEVYGIDNIKEVVDFFNEGIPLQRTTIDVRKEFQEKIHHFPNDFSEVKGQETAKRAMEVAAAGGHNIILIGPPGSGKTMLAKRVPTILPPLTLREALETTKIHSVAGKIGTETSLMTVRPFRSPHHTISDVALVGGGSYPQPGEISLAHNGVLFLDEMPEFKRTVLEVMRQPLEDREVTISRAKFTVNYPASFMLVASMNPSPSGFFPDDPNNTSSQFEMQRYMNKLSGPLLDRIDIHIEVQKVEFEQLADKRKGEQSDAIRARVLRARDIQTKRYQNSDIHYNAQMGPRDIEKFCELDETSKTLIKNAMEKLNLSARAYDRILKVARTIADLEGAPELNSAHISEAIQYRSLDREFWNV; from the coding sequence ATGTTAGTAAAAGTTTACGGGAGCGCGATACACGGAGTTTCCGCTCAGACCATCACCATTGAGGTCAATGTAGACACAGGTGGCGTAGGATACCATTTAGTTGGCCTTCCCGATAATGCGATCAAAGAAAGCAGTTACCGGATCTCAGCAGCTTTGAAAAACATTGGTTTTAAAATCCCGGGCAAAAAAATCACCATCAATATGGCGCCGGCAGATTTGCGCAAAGAAGGTTCGTCTTATGACCTGAGTATCGCTTTGGGTATTTTGGCAGCCTCCGAGCAGATTAATGCGGAAAATATCGGCGATTATATTATCATGGGAGAATTGTCACTCGATGGCGGTTTACTGCCCATAAAAGGAGTATTGCCGATTGCCATTAAAGCAAAAGAGGAAGGATTTAAAGGGATTATTTTACCAAAGCTCAATATTCGGGAGGCCGCGATTGTAAGCGATCTTGAAGTTTACGGTATTGACAATATTAAAGAAGTAGTTGATTTTTTTAATGAAGGAATTCCGCTGCAAAGAACCACGATCGATGTACGGAAAGAGTTTCAGGAAAAAATACATCATTTTCCCAATGACTTCTCGGAGGTTAAAGGTCAGGAAACAGCGAAACGCGCTATGGAAGTTGCCGCGGCAGGTGGTCACAACATCATTCTCATTGGCCCGCCTGGAAGCGGTAAAACGATGCTCGCGAAGAGAGTTCCGACCATATTACCACCTTTGACGTTGCGGGAAGCGCTGGAAACCACAAAAATTCATTCGGTGGCGGGCAAAATAGGAACAGAAACCTCTTTGATGACCGTTCGTCCTTTTAGAAGTCCACACCATACGATTTCAGATGTCGCACTGGTGGGAGGAGGCAGTTACCCGCAGCCCGGAGAGATTTCCCTGGCACATAACGGCGTATTATTTCTGGATGAAATGCCGGAATTTAAAAGAACGGTACTCGAAGTAATGCGACAACCGTTGGAAGACCGCGAAGTGACGATTTCAAGAGCGAAGTTTACCGTAAATTATCCCGCCAGTTTTATGTTGGTGGCAAGTATGAACCCGAGTCCGAGTGGTTTCTTTCCAGATGACCCGAACAACACGTCTTCTCAGTTCGAAATGCAGCGTTACATGAATAAACTATCAGGACCGTTACTCGATCGAATCGATATTCATATTGAAGTTCAAAAAGTAGAGTTCGAACAGCTTGCCGACAAAAGAAAAGGGGAACAAAGCGATGCGATTCGGGCCCGGGTATTAAGAGCCCGGGATATTCAAACAAAACGATATCAAAATTCCGATATTCATTATAATGCTCAAATGGGACCTCGCGACATTGAAAAATTTTGCGAACTGGACGAAACTTCGAAAACCCTCATTAAAAATGCAATGGAAAAACTGAACCTTTCCGCAAGAGCTTACGACCGGATTTTAAAAGTCGCCCGAACTATTGCTGATCTTGAAGGAGCACCGGAATTAAATTCTGCACATATTTCCGAAGCGATTCAGTACCGAAGTTTAGATCGCGAGTTCTGGAATGTGTAA
- a CDS encoding DUF3078 domain-containing protein — MRKMLLFISFLYSINLFSQKNTEVAAEIDSISQNSWNAVALNLDSLADPKFEKFEVHFKDTIVIRNRIPLADQEENIPVTPYNILQLKDPIKWFYYGQNNVVFNQSSFSNWNSGGNNNIGIIGKVNYTISYKNGRNFLDNNIQLGYGFVAAEGESSRKTEDYINLMSNYGYDVGQNFYLSTGFQFLSQFSAGYNYSETPDPTFEDRISRFMSPGYLYAGVGILYNPNENFQVIFRPVNGKFTFVTDPYLQKAGRYGLEKDGQSIRSELGALVNVLYRVKILKDISFVNQVNFFSNYIFHPERVDISYNGTLNFKFNKFITTTVSLDLLYDHDQLQKLQMKQSLGVGFLYNFGFEIKEKNKKMIKPFIAK, encoded by the coding sequence ATGAGAAAGATGTTACTTTTTATTTCATTCCTTTATTCCATTAATCTCTTCTCGCAGAAGAATACTGAGGTCGCGGCTGAAATTGATTCCATTTCCCAAAATAGCTGGAATGCCGTTGCGCTGAACTTAGACAGTCTGGCTGATCCGAAGTTTGAGAAGTTTGAAGTTCATTTTAAAGATACTATTGTTATTCGTAACAGAATTCCTCTTGCTGATCAGGAAGAAAATATTCCCGTAACTCCGTACAATATTTTACAGCTTAAAGATCCGATCAAGTGGTTTTATTACGGTCAGAATAATGTTGTTTTTAATCAGTCTTCATTTTCCAACTGGAACTCCGGAGGGAATAATAACATTGGAATCATTGGAAAAGTAAACTATACCATCAGTTATAAAAACGGCCGAAATTTTTTAGATAATAATATTCAGTTGGGTTACGGTTTTGTGGCAGCTGAGGGCGAATCTTCCCGAAAGACAGAAGATTATATTAATTTGATGAGTAATTACGGTTACGATGTGGGTCAGAATTTTTATCTGTCCACAGGATTTCAGTTTCTTTCTCAGTTTTCAGCCGGTTATAATTATAGTGAAACTCCGGATCCTACCTTTGAAGACCGTATTTCCAGATTTATGTCGCCGGGATATCTTTACGCCGGGGTCGGGATCTTGTACAATCCGAATGAAAACTTTCAAGTCATATTTCGTCCGGTCAATGGTAAATTTACTTTTGTGACGGATCCTTATCTGCAGAAAGCAGGGCGGTATGGTTTAGAAAAAGATGGACAGTCGATACGGTCGGAATTAGGAGCCTTGGTGAACGTTCTGTATCGGGTTAAAATTTTAAAAGATATCAGCTTTGTGAATCAGGTCAATTTCTTTAGCAACTACATTTTCCATCCGGAACGTGTTGATATTTCTTACAACGGAACGCTCAACTTTAAATTTAATAAATTCATTACCACGACGGTGAGTCTTGATCTTCTTTACGACCACGATCAATTACAAAAACTGCAGATGAAGCAATCTCTTGGCGTTGGATTCTTATATAACTTTGGTTTTGAAATCAAGGAGAAGAATAAAAAGATGATTAAGCCTTTCATAGCTAAATAG
- a CDS encoding DEAD/DEAH box helicase, whose amino-acid sequence MELKSYQQEVINDLENFLDYLNQNSNPSKAFNSYWKDRIGEYNPLTNSGMKPYKNNIPNAVHIAVKVPTAGGKTFIAINALQSFNKYFNQGNPKAVVWLVPWSNLLQQTYNAFSNPNHPYREKLNSLFGNKVEVYQKDQLLQGANFNPSSATEQLNIFILNFSSLRIDKAKKEDRKIFQENGALESFRDWTDKDLSLEGTDETALINIIRNLNPIVVVDESHNAESDLSVEMLKNLNPSMVLDLTATPKENSNIISFVSALRLKKEHMVKLPVVVFNHHRKEEVISSALHLQRKLELHAKEEEKITGRYIRPIVLFQAQSNIKGKDNTTFQKIKEQLIKLQIPEEQIKIKVSGIDELKGIDLMDRNCPVKYIITVNALKEGWDCPNAYILASLADKSSAVEVEQILGRVLRQPYVTKHQEPLLNMSFVLTASSKFKETLENIVKGLQDAGFSKEDYYAEEAQEIPETREEILQKELFGNDEPEMEPDPKEQFDVEQVDFDPNEKVTLEDYQTKQGLSAISQLTEKATVEATTFEQNIENLDLDNNVTLMTEVMKKTPKRYVMEEEYKSIVSDITLPQFFIKVNDEIGDGILFDELKQEETLLNKLNLLDGFNLLNCDTQINFDDAAAEVYKVDFDESKGTSTMNKLSKKAVDILTDSILAKPKDSQIRQVAGIIVGKLGDMTPISDQDLKKYVSRIFENLTSEQIRDIINNDYLYTYKIKEKIKSLTDSFAKEQFVQLLDSNEITVKPNFQFGESITPIIASEPISKSLYHQEDTMNNFEHRMALEISSMDNVVFWHRNMTRGKGFFINGYSSNHYPDFIIYTSKNNLILLETKGDYLVNNDTKEKNKLGKLWIDKAGSNYKYFMVFEKANVEGCYNEGNILEVLKRL is encoded by the coding sequence ATGGAGCTTAAATCATACCAGCAAGAGGTCATCAATGACCTGGAAAATTTCCTGGACTATCTTAACCAAAATTCTAACCCTTCAAAAGCTTTTAACAGTTATTGGAAGGACAGAATAGGTGAGTATAATCCATTGACCAATAGTGGAATGAAGCCTTATAAAAATAACATTCCAAATGCTGTACACATTGCAGTAAAAGTTCCTACAGCAGGTGGTAAGACTTTCATTGCCATTAATGCTTTGCAGTCTTTCAACAAATACTTTAACCAAGGAAATCCTAAAGCAGTAGTTTGGTTAGTTCCTTGGTCAAATCTACTGCAACAAACTTATAACGCATTTTCTAATCCTAACCACCCTTATAGAGAAAAACTAAATTCTCTGTTTGGAAATAAGGTGGAGGTATATCAAAAAGACCAATTACTACAAGGTGCTAATTTCAATCCCAGTTCAGCTACAGAGCAGTTGAATATTTTTATTTTAAACTTTAGCAGTTTGAGAATTGACAAGGCTAAGAAAGAAGACAGGAAGATATTTCAGGAGAATGGTGCATTAGAATCTTTCAGAGATTGGACAGATAAAGATTTAAGTCTTGAAGGTACAGATGAAACAGCACTCATTAATATCATTAGAAATTTAAACCCTATTGTGGTGGTAGATGAAAGCCACAATGCTGAAAGTGATCTAAGTGTGGAAATGCTCAAGAATCTAAATCCAAGTATGGTACTGGATCTTACAGCTACTCCCAAAGAGAACAGTAACATCATCAGTTTTGTAAGTGCTTTGAGGTTGAAGAAAGAGCACATGGTTAAGTTACCAGTGGTAGTGTTTAATCATCACAGAAAAGAAGAGGTGATCTCTAGTGCTTTACATCTACAAAGAAAACTGGAGTTACATGCAAAAGAAGAAGAGAAAATTACTGGTAGGTATATAAGACCAATAGTTTTGTTCCAGGCACAATCCAATATCAAAGGAAAAGACAACACCACTTTTCAGAAAATTAAAGAACAGCTTATCAAACTACAGATTCCAGAGGAACAGATAAAAATCAAGGTAAGTGGTATTGATGAGTTAAAAGGCATTGATTTGATGGACAGAAATTGTCCAGTCAAGTACATTATTACTGTGAATGCTTTGAAAGAAGGTTGGGACTGTCCAAATGCCTATATCTTAGCATCTTTGGCAGATAAATCTTCTGCTGTAGAGGTAGAACAGATTTTAGGAAGAGTTTTAAGGCAACCTTATGTTACTAAACATCAAGAGCCATTATTGAATATGTCCTTTGTTTTAACAGCTTCATCAAAGTTCAAAGAAACTTTAGAGAATATTGTCAAAGGATTGCAAGATGCCGGGTTTAGTAAAGAAGATTATTATGCAGAAGAGGCACAGGAAATTCCAGAAACAAGAGAAGAAATTCTCCAAAAAGAACTATTTGGTAATGATGAACCAGAAATGGAACCTGATCCAAAAGAGCAGTTTGATGTTGAACAGGTAGACTTTGATCCAAATGAGAAGGTGACATTGGAAGATTACCAAACCAAGCAAGGACTTTCTGCTATCAGTCAACTCACAGAAAAGGCTACTGTTGAAGCCACTACTTTTGAACAAAATATTGAAAATCTAGACCTAGATAATAACGTAACCTTAATGACAGAAGTAATGAAGAAAACTCCTAAGAGGTATGTGATGGAAGAAGAATATAAGAGCATAGTTTCTGACATTACTTTGCCCCAGTTCTTCATCAAAGTAAATGATGAAATAGGTGATGGGATTTTGTTTGATGAATTGAAGCAAGAAGAAACACTACTCAATAAGCTAAACTTATTGGATGGGTTTAACTTGCTGAACTGTGACACTCAAATTAATTTTGATGATGCAGCAGCAGAAGTCTATAAAGTAGATTTTGATGAAAGTAAAGGTACATCTACGATGAATAAGCTGTCCAAAAAAGCAGTAGATATTCTGACAGATTCCATACTTGCTAAGCCTAAAGACAGTCAGATAAGACAAGTTGCAGGCATCATTGTAGGTAAGTTGGGAGATATGACTCCAATCTCTGACCAAGACTTAAAAAAATATGTAAGCAGAATTTTTGAGAATCTTACTTCTGAACAAATTAGAGACATCATCAACAATGATTACCTCTACACCTACAAAATTAAAGAAAAGATAAAAAGCCTGACAGACAGTTTTGCCAAAGAACAGTTTGTACAGCTTTTAGATTCCAATGAAATTACAGTAAAACCTAATTTTCAATTTGGTGAATCTATTACTCCAATTATAGCCTCTGAACCAATCTCAAAATCATTGTACCATCAAGAAGATACTATGAATAACTTTGAGCATAGAATGGCTTTAGAAATATCTTCTATGGACAATGTGGTCTTCTGGCACAGGAACATGACTAGAGGTAAAGGTTTCTTCATCAATGGGTACAGTTCTAACCATTATCCAGACTTCATTATCTACACCAGTAAAAATAATCTGATATTGCTGGAGACTAAAGGAGATTACTTGGTAAATAATGATACTAAAGAAAAGAATAAGTTAGGAAAACTGTGGATAGATAAAGCAGGTTCTAACTACAAGTACTTCATGGTATTTGAAAAGGCAAATGTTGAAGGGTGTTATAATGAGGGGAATATTTTGGAGGTTTTGAAGAGGTTGTAA